A stretch of the Thalassotalea euphylliae genome encodes the following:
- a CDS encoding VPS10 domain-containing protein, translating to MRLLPSLLAASIALGLSGASSDAFAAKGDKKADASIYSSIKLRNMGPAVTGGRVSDFAFNPENPAEYFVATASGGMWKTDNAGVTWQAVADSMPSYSYGDVTMDPNNKNVIWAGTGENNSQRSVAYGDGVYKSVDGGQSWENVGLKNSEHIGEILIDPRNSDVVYVASQGPLWSKGGDRGLFKTTDGGKTWENVLEISEHTGVSDIAFDPQNPDVIYATSYQRRRHVWTLINGGPESSIYKSTDAGKTWNKIEKGLPSVDKGRIGIDVAPTDGNIIYAIVEAADGKSGFYRSTDAGASWHKQSSYVSGSPQYYQEIVVDPKNPHRVYSLDTYLMVSEDGGKNFTRAGEAHKHVDNHALWIDPNNTNHLIIGSDGGVYESWDRAKNWTFKDNMPLTQFYKVTVDNDYPFYNVFGGTQDNASLGAPHRTTTESGIQNSDWLFTQFGDGFKTVIDPKNPDIIYSQYQYGGLARYDKQSGERVQMQPVTPDPAVAQRFNWNSPLLISPHNNERIYYGSQTLFQSDNRGDDWRAISGDLSRNIDRNKLEVMDTVWGVDTVAKNTSTSFYGSLIALTESPLQEGLLYTGSDDGVMHVTKDGGQAWTKLDWPSKVPDNSYVADMEASVFDKNTVFAVFDNHKRGDFKPYVYRSDNNGKSWKNITGDLPVRGSTYTIAQDHQNKDLLFVGTEFGVFFTQNGGKNWVQLKSGMPTIAVRDIEIQRRESDLALATFGRGFYILDDYSSLREDAKAVKKQDATLFPVRRAFQFIEHSPLGLPGKAMRGADFYFAENPEYGAAFSFYINEEFKSLKAQRQAKEAELRKDEKPVYYPSWDALKEEDFEQKPSLLLTVRDDEGNIVRRIKAPAKKGFNRIHWDLRYPGFEPVDASGDQDSGWLVVPGKYTVSLSKLVKGVETSYDQEQSFEVVSIDNRTFPSTDRKADLAFDMKAGRLSNAIAGARKYLGELESRIKHIKVATTETLALDQTTLALAHQMQRDLEEIKLDLNGDSVVAKRAEPTPTSVNGYIGYLMWSRSESTSPVSGQQKLRFKRASEGYADIYQRIVQLAESVKLTEEAIAKAGGNWLPGTLPANGK from the coding sequence ATGAGATTACTACCTTCTTTACTCGCAGCATCAATTGCACTTGGCTTATCGGGCGCATCAAGCGACGCATTCGCGGCGAAAGGCGATAAAAAAGCAGACGCTAGCATTTATAGCAGTATTAAATTAAGAAACATGGGACCAGCAGTGACTGGTGGTCGTGTCAGTGACTTTGCCTTTAATCCAGAAAACCCAGCAGAGTACTTTGTTGCCACTGCCTCTGGTGGTATGTGGAAAACTGACAATGCCGGCGTTACCTGGCAAGCAGTCGCTGACAGCATGCCAAGTTACTCGTATGGTGATGTCACCATGGATCCAAACAACAAAAATGTGATTTGGGCGGGTACCGGTGAAAACAATTCACAGCGCTCAGTTGCCTATGGTGACGGGGTATATAAATCGGTTGATGGCGGTCAAAGCTGGGAAAACGTTGGCCTAAAAAACTCAGAGCATATTGGCGAGATCTTAATTGACCCAAGAAACTCTGACGTTGTTTATGTTGCCTCGCAAGGCCCATTGTGGAGCAAGGGCGGCGATCGCGGTTTATTTAAAACCACTGATGGCGGTAAAACATGGGAAAACGTGTTAGAAATTAGCGAGCACACCGGGGTGAGTGATATCGCCTTTGACCCACAAAACCCAGATGTAATTTACGCAACGTCATACCAGCGTCGTCGCCATGTCTGGACGCTGATCAATGGTGGCCCAGAATCAAGCATTTATAAATCAACGGATGCCGGTAAAACGTGGAACAAGATTGAAAAGGGGTTACCAAGCGTTGATAAAGGCCGTATCGGTATTGATGTAGCGCCTACCGATGGCAATATTATCTACGCCATTGTTGAAGCGGCTGATGGCAAATCAGGCTTTTATCGCTCAACCGACGCTGGTGCTAGCTGGCATAAGCAAAGCAGCTATGTGTCGGGTAGCCCGCAGTACTACCAAGAAATTGTTGTTGACCCGAAAAATCCACACCGCGTTTACTCGCTTGATACCTACTTAATGGTCTCTGAAGACGGTGGTAAAAACTTCACTCGCGCAGGCGAAGCACACAAGCACGTTGATAATCACGCGCTATGGATTGACCCAAACAACACCAATCACTTGATCATTGGTAGTGACGGCGGTGTTTATGAGTCGTGGGATCGCGCTAAGAACTGGACATTTAAAGACAATATGCCGTTAACTCAGTTCTACAAAGTCACGGTGGATAACGATTACCCCTTCTACAACGTGTTTGGTGGTACGCAGGATAACGCCTCGCTAGGTGCGCCACACCGCACCACAACAGAATCAGGTATTCAAAACAGCGACTGGTTATTTACTCAATTCGGTGATGGCTTTAAAACGGTTATCGACCCGAAAAATCCAGATATTATCTACTCGCAATACCAGTACGGCGGTTTAGCTCGTTACGACAAACAATCCGGTGAGCGTGTGCAAATGCAACCGGTTACGCCAGATCCTGCCGTTGCCCAGCGTTTTAACTGGAACTCTCCGCTGCTGATTAGCCCGCATAACAATGAACGTATTTACTACGGCTCACAAACCTTGTTCCAATCAGATAATCGCGGTGACGACTGGCGTGCGATCAGTGGTGATTTATCACGTAATATCGACCGTAATAAGTTAGAAGTGATGGACACAGTTTGGGGCGTTGATACGGTAGCGAAAAATACCTCAACGTCATTCTACGGCTCGCTTATCGCGCTAACAGAATCACCATTGCAAGAAGGTTTACTGTACACGGGTAGTGATGATGGCGTAATGCACGTTACCAAAGATGGCGGCCAAGCGTGGACAAAATTAGACTGGCCTTCAAAAGTGCCAGACAACTCTTATGTTGCGGATATGGAAGCGTCAGTGTTTGATAAAAATACCGTATTTGCGGTGTTTGATAATCACAAGCGTGGCGATTTTAAACCCTACGTATACCGCAGCGACAACAACGGTAAAAGCTGGAAAAACATCACAGGTGATTTACCTGTGCGTGGCTCAACTTACACCATTGCGCAAGATCACCAAAACAAAGACTTACTTTTCGTTGGTACCGAATTTGGTGTCTTCTTCACGCAAAATGGCGGCAAAAACTGGGTACAGTTAAAATCTGGTATGCCAACGATTGCCGTACGCGACATTGAAATTCAACGCCGTGAAAGCGATTTAGCGTTAGCAACTTTCGGTCGCGGTTTTTACATCTTAGATGACTACTCATCACTGCGTGAAGATGCCAAAGCAGTGAAAAAGCAAGACGCGACGCTATTCCCAGTGCGCCGTGCTTTCCAATTTATCGAGCACAGCCCACTAGGCTTGCCAGGCAAAGCGATGCGCGGTGCTGATTTCTACTTTGCAGAAAACCCGGAATACGGTGCAGCGTTTAGTTTCTACATTAACGAAGAGTTCAAATCGTTAAAGGCGCAGCGACAAGCAAAAGAAGCCGAGCTACGTAAAGATGAAAAGCCAGTTTACTACCCAAGCTGGGATGCACTCAAAGAAGAAGATTTTGAGCAAAAGCCAAGCCTATTGCTAACAGTACGCGATGATGAGGGCAATATTGTTCGCCGCATCAAAGCACCTGCGAAAAAAGGCTTTAACCGTATTCATTGGGATTTACGCTACCCAGGTTTTGAACCAGTTGATGCCAGTGGCGATCAAGACTCAGGCTGGTTAGTGGTACCAGGTAAGTACACGGTTTCGCTATCTAAACTCGTAAAAGGTGTTGAAACGTCATACGATCAAGAGCAAAGCTTTGAAGTGGTTTCTATCGATAACCGCACCTTCCCAAGCACAGATCGCAAAGCTGATTTAGCCTTTGATATGAAAGCAGGCCGTTTAAGCAATGCGATTGCTGGCGCGCGTAAATACCTAGGTGAGTTGGAATCACGTATTAAGCACATCAAAGTAGCAACCACAGAAACACTGGCGCTTGACCAAACAACGCTAGCACTTGCTCACCAAATGCAGCGTGATTTGGAAGAGATCAAACTCGATCTGAACGGTGATTCAGTTGTTGCTAAACGTGCTGAGCCAACGCCAACGTCAGTGAATGGCTATATTGGTTATCTCATGTGGTCACGTAGTGAGAGCACCAGCCCAGTTAGTGGTCAACAAAAGCTACGCTTTAAGCGTGCAAGCGAAGGCTATGCTGATATCTACCAACGTATTGTCCAGTTAGCTGAGTCCGTAA